One stretch of Microbacterium terrae DNA includes these proteins:
- a CDS encoding carbohydrate ABC transporter permease, producing the protein MRSSDLLLPSATQTIPEGATETITTLSRKRRWYSRSNRARPVKLDRSDYVLRGISYVFITMFALFCLLPFVLIVSASFSSESAIMQTGFGLWPKDFTLTAYEYIFRAPQQIIGSYVVTITMTVTGTAVGLFIIAMTGFALYRPDFPFRNQISFFIYFTTLFSAGLAPTFIWVSRTLGLRGSYLAVWLPLLMTPWLIILMKNFMKTVPYEIVESGKVDGAGDFRIFWQLSLPMMKPALATVGLFLALGYWNEWYLSSLYLGSTVEFKPLQYYLYNVINTANALRNSVAGSNVSITDLPSNTLKMASAVLATGPILLLYPYVQKYFVSGITVGAVKG; encoded by the coding sequence ATGCGCTCTTCTGATCTGCTCCTGCCCTCGGCGACCCAGACGATCCCCGAGGGGGCGACCGAGACCATCACCACGCTGTCGCGGAAGCGGCGCTGGTACTCGCGATCGAATCGGGCCCGCCCCGTGAAGCTCGACCGCAGCGACTACGTGCTGCGCGGCATCTCGTACGTCTTCATCACGATGTTCGCGCTGTTCTGCCTGCTGCCGTTCGTGCTCATCGTCTCGGCATCGTTCTCGAGCGAGTCGGCGATCATGCAGACCGGGTTCGGGCTGTGGCCGAAGGACTTCACGCTCACCGCCTACGAGTACATCTTCCGTGCGCCGCAGCAGATCATCGGGTCGTACGTGGTGACGATCACCATGACCGTCACCGGCACCGCGGTGGGGCTGTTCATCATCGCGATGACCGGCTTCGCGCTCTACCGCCCCGACTTCCCGTTCCGCAACCAGATCTCGTTCTTCATCTACTTCACGACGCTGTTCTCGGCCGGTCTCGCCCCGACGTTCATCTGGGTCAGCCGCACGCTGGGGCTCCGCGGGAGCTACCTCGCCGTCTGGCTTCCGCTGCTGATGACGCCGTGGCTGATCATCCTCATGAAGAACTTCATGAAGACGGTCCCCTACGAGATCGTCGAGTCGGGCAAGGTCGACGGCGCGGGCGACTTCCGCATCTTCTGGCAGCTGTCGCTGCCGATGATGAAGCCGGCGCTCGCGACGGTCGGCCTCTTCCTCGCCCTCGGCTATTGGAACGAGTGGTATCTGTCGTCGCTGTATCTCGGCTCCACCGTCGAGTTCAAACCGCTGCAGTACTACCTCTACAACGTGATCAACACGGCGAACGCTCTGCGCAACTCCGTGGCCGGCTCGAACGTCAGCATCACGGACCTTCCGAGCAACACGCTCAAGATGGCCAGCGCGGTCCTCGCGACCGGCCCCATCCTCCTCCTCTACCCCTACGTCCAGAAGTACTTCGTCAGCGGCATCACGGTCGGAGCAGTCAAGGGCTGA
- a CDS encoding ABC transporter permease, which produces MSVKEVVPQRRRSLWMRLRESRMLLVMCAPAILFFLVFNYAPLPGIWIAFTNFNYTDGIFGSPFVGLQNFEFLIKSGQLWLLTRNTVLYNVAFIVLGNILQIAIAIMFNEVRLKYFKKVSQGVMFLPYFISVVLVGVIAFNLFNYDTGALNTLIEQTGGDPIKIYSMAGAWPIIIILVHLWQSTGYGSIVYFAAIMGIDKGLFEAAAIDGASAWQRIRYVILPSLKPTFIILLLFSMGQIMHGNFGLFWNLVGNNAQLFATTDILETAVYRMVMTQNNFTTSTAVGLYQSLFGFAVVMLANWIVRKMNKDYALF; this is translated from the coding sequence ATGTCTGTGAAAGAGGTAGTGCCGCAGCGGCGCAGATCGCTGTGGATGAGGCTGCGCGAGAGCCGCATGCTGCTCGTCATGTGCGCGCCGGCGATCCTGTTCTTCCTGGTCTTCAACTACGCACCCCTCCCCGGGATCTGGATCGCGTTCACGAACTTCAACTACACCGACGGCATCTTCGGCAGCCCCTTCGTCGGCCTGCAGAACTTCGAGTTCCTCATCAAGTCGGGCCAGCTGTGGCTGCTCACCCGCAACACGGTGCTCTACAACGTCGCGTTCATCGTGCTCGGCAACATCCTGCAGATCGCCATCGCGATCATGTTCAACGAGGTGCGGCTGAAGTACTTCAAGAAGGTCTCGCAGGGCGTGATGTTCCTGCCGTACTTCATCTCGGTCGTGCTCGTCGGCGTCATCGCCTTCAACCTGTTCAACTACGACACCGGAGCGCTCAACACGCTCATCGAGCAGACCGGCGGCGACCCGATCAAGATCTACTCGATGGCCGGCGCCTGGCCGATCATCATCATCCTGGTGCACCTCTGGCAGAGCACCGGGTACGGGTCGATCGTCTACTTCGCAGCGATCATGGGCATCGACAAGGGCCTGTTCGAAGCCGCGGCGATCGACGGCGCATCCGCGTGGCAGCGCATCCGGTACGTGATCCTGCCGAGCCTCAAGCCGACCTTCATCATCCTGCTGCTGTTCTCGATGGGCCAGATCATGCACGGCAACTTCGGCCTGTTCTGGAACCTCGTCGGCAACAACGCCCAGCTGTTCGCGACCACCGACATCCTCGAGACCGCGGTCTACCGAATGGTCATGACGCAGAACAACTTCACCACGTCCACAGCCGTGGGCCTCTATCAGTCGCTGTTCGGTTTCGCCGTGGTCATGCTGGCGAACTGGATCGTCCGGAAGATGAACAAGGATTATGCGCTCTTCTGA
- a CDS encoding FAD-dependent oxidoreductase yields MDGLEKDPAIAPRLTDAQWEHLIAHGSEEDVAVGDYVFRSGDRDYDLILVESGAVDVVRDALKWSDEIVLTTMGPRSFVGELGLLNGQGAFLSARVGEAGRIRRLPRAELRRIMNEDDELCDLILHSLWARRESLRTGPAAMTLKFVGESGSNGFLALRRFAERLDLVHAAHAVTPDDPLVSSVHDFSAADLPVAFIQGEPIRRATPGMVAEQLGLAYEGDADEVVDLVVVGGGPAGLAAAIYGASEGLETVLLDAIAPGGQAAATSRIENFLGFPFGVSGGALIGQASLQALKFGVRVYAPCEAVALDRRDDALQVTLADGRGIRTRTVVVTSGAAYRRLALERWDEFERAGIYYAATPLELRQVAESPVVVVGGANSAGQAALYLAAGGCDVQLVVRGGDVGARMSSYLVDRLVDDPRIHLHTASNIVGLGGAGALESVRIDTAGEVDARGLFCFIGAEPATRWLGAIDRDDDGFIRTGTDIATQSLERWQTLGREPLPFETSTPRVFAAGDVRRGSMKRVAAAVGEGSSAVASVHRALATAF; encoded by the coding sequence ATGGACGGCCTCGAGAAGGATCCTGCCATCGCGCCCCGCCTCACCGACGCGCAGTGGGAGCATCTCATCGCGCACGGATCCGAAGAGGATGTCGCCGTGGGCGACTACGTGTTCCGCTCGGGCGACCGGGACTACGACCTGATCCTCGTCGAGTCGGGCGCGGTCGACGTCGTGCGCGATGCGCTGAAGTGGTCGGACGAGATCGTGCTGACCACGATGGGGCCCCGGTCGTTCGTCGGGGAGCTGGGCCTGCTCAACGGCCAGGGTGCGTTCCTGTCGGCACGCGTCGGCGAGGCCGGCCGCATCCGTCGCCTGCCGCGCGCAGAGCTCCGCCGCATCATGAACGAGGACGACGAGCTCTGCGACCTCATCCTCCACTCGCTGTGGGCGCGGCGCGAATCGCTGCGAACGGGCCCCGCGGCGATGACCCTCAAGTTCGTGGGCGAGAGCGGATCGAACGGATTCCTGGCGCTGCGCCGCTTCGCCGAGCGGCTCGATCTGGTGCACGCCGCGCACGCCGTGACGCCCGACGACCCGCTGGTGTCGTCGGTGCACGATTTCAGCGCAGCCGACCTGCCGGTCGCGTTCATCCAGGGCGAGCCGATCCGCCGCGCGACGCCCGGGATGGTCGCCGAGCAGCTGGGCCTCGCGTACGAGGGCGACGCCGACGAGGTGGTCGACCTGGTCGTGGTCGGCGGCGGGCCGGCAGGACTCGCCGCCGCGATCTACGGTGCGTCCGAAGGCCTCGAGACGGTGCTCCTCGACGCGATCGCCCCGGGCGGGCAGGCGGCGGCGACGTCGCGCATCGAGAACTTCCTCGGATTCCCGTTCGGAGTCAGCGGCGGCGCGCTCATCGGCCAGGCATCGCTCCAGGCCCTGAAGTTCGGGGTGCGGGTCTACGCGCCGTGCGAGGCCGTCGCCCTCGACCGCCGAGACGACGCGCTGCAGGTGACGCTCGCCGACGGGCGCGGCATCCGCACCCGCACCGTGGTCGTCACCTCAGGAGCCGCGTACCGACGTCTCGCCCTCGAGCGCTGGGACGAGTTCGAGCGCGCCGGCATCTACTACGCGGCGACCCCGCTCGAACTCCGCCAGGTGGCGGAGTCGCCGGTCGTCGTGGTGGGCGGGGCGAACTCCGCGGGGCAGGCCGCGCTGTACCTCGCGGCGGGCGGATGCGACGTGCAGCTCGTCGTCCGCGGCGGCGACGTCGGCGCGCGCATGTCGTCGTACCTCGTCGACCGGCTCGTCGACGACCCGCGCATCCATCTGCACACCGCATCGAACATCGTCGGCCTCGGCGGAGCGGGCGCCCTCGAGTCGGTGCGCATCGACACCGCGGGCGAGGTCGACGCGCGCGGCCTGTTCTGCTTCATCGGCGCCGAGCCCGCGACCCGCTGGCTGGGGGCCATCGACCGCGACGACGACGGGTTCATCCGCACCGGAACCGACATCGCGACGCAATCGCTGGAGCGCTGGCAGACGCTCGGGCGCGAGCCGCTGCCGTTCGAGACGTCGACGCCGCGGGTGTTCGCCGCGGGAGACGTGCGCCGCGGGTCGATGAAGCGCGTCGCCGCGGCCGTCGGCGAAGGATCGAGCGCCGTCGCCTCGGTGCACCGCGCGCTCGCGACCGCGTTCTGA
- a CDS encoding UBP-type zinc finger domain-containing protein — protein sequence MTDETQIDPQVPPSGTGCGECDDHGGWWVHLRRCAACGHIGCCDSSLGRHASAHFAATGHRMMQSFEPGEDWYWDFEAEETLEGPVLAPPTSRPETQPTPGPEGRVPADWRDVLRAARAAN from the coding sequence GTGACAGACGAGACGCAGATCGACCCGCAGGTGCCGCCGTCGGGAACCGGATGCGGTGAATGCGACGACCACGGCGGATGGTGGGTGCACCTGCGCCGCTGCGCGGCATGCGGCCACATCGGCTGCTGCGACTCGTCGCTCGGCCGCCACGCGTCGGCGCACTTCGCCGCCACCGGGCATCGCATGATGCAGAGCTTCGAGCCGGGGGAGGACTGGTACTGGGACTTCGAGGCGGAGGAGACGCTCGAGGGCCCGGTCCTCGCCCCGCCGACGAGCCGCCCCGAGACGCAGCCGACACCCGGACCCGAGGGCCGCGTGCCCGCGGACTGGCGCGACGTGCTCCGGGCCGCCCGGGCCGCGAACTGA
- a CDS encoding tocopherol cyclase family protein, with amino-acid sequence MRSPAAWVRGIRHPDAFHGDGIASGFFEGWYIKLISADRSQRWAVIPGVFKGLDAADGATDEAFVQVLDGLTGRSWYHRFDASEFAASDRSFDVRVGSNRFGPDGVDLDLPQLRGRIDFTTPLEPWPVTLREPGIMGWYAMVPFLECFHGIVSFGHGLAGEVEVEGERATFDGGRGYIEKDWGQAFPAGYVWLASNHIDAVRGDGADASLIASVAIIPWLGRAFRGSIIGLRHSGRLHRWTTYNRSREGRLEITDTHVRWSMTGPDGTLDLDAERVRGGLLHAPLRTAMHRRVEETLDAKVELRHTARDGTVLLEGVADCAGLEVFGDTARLLALRA; translated from the coding sequence ATGCGCTCGCCCGCGGCGTGGGTGCGCGGCATCCGTCACCCCGACGCCTTCCACGGCGACGGCATCGCTTCGGGATTCTTCGAGGGCTGGTACATCAAGCTGATCTCGGCCGATCGCTCACAGCGGTGGGCGGTGATCCCGGGGGTGTTCAAGGGACTGGATGCCGCGGACGGCGCGACCGACGAAGCCTTCGTCCAGGTGCTCGACGGGCTCACCGGCCGGTCGTGGTACCACCGGTTCGACGCGTCGGAGTTCGCGGCATCCGACCGCTCGTTCGACGTGCGCGTCGGGTCCAACCGCTTCGGACCCGACGGGGTCGACCTCGATCTGCCGCAGCTGCGCGGGCGCATCGACTTCACCACGCCGCTCGAGCCCTGGCCCGTGACGCTCCGCGAACCCGGCATCATGGGCTGGTACGCCATGGTGCCGTTCCTCGAGTGCTTCCACGGCATCGTGTCGTTCGGGCACGGGCTGGCCGGCGAGGTCGAGGTCGAAGGCGAGCGCGCCACGTTCGACGGCGGGCGCGGCTACATCGAGAAGGACTGGGGCCAGGCATTCCCGGCCGGATACGTGTGGCTCGCGAGCAACCACATCGACGCGGTCCGGGGCGACGGCGCCGACGCGTCGCTCATCGCGTCGGTCGCGATCATCCCGTGGCTCGGGAGGGCGTTCCGCGGCTCGATCATCGGGCTGCGTCACAGCGGACGCCTCCACCGCTGGACGACGTACAACCGCTCCCGTGAGGGCCGTCTCGAGATCACCGACACGCATGTCCGCTGGAGCATGACCGGGCCCGACGGCACCCTCGACCTCGACGCCGAGCGGGTGCGCGGCGGTCTGCTGCACGCGCCGCTGCGCACGGCCATGCATCGCCGGGTGGAGGAGACCCTGGATGCGAAGGTGGAGCTGCGCCACACCGCGCGCGACGGCACGGTGCTCCTCGAGGGCGTCGCGGACTGCGCCGGGCTCGAGGTGTTCGGCGACACCGCACGCCTGCTCGCGCTGCGCGCCTGA
- a CDS encoding ion transporter: protein MSTFAERRAERRALRRAARSELKNTAYEIFIGVLSILSIVNLVLVLALQDDPSLQLILQMMNALFSVIFLGDFIYRIVTAPSASHYFFRGFGWADLLASLPLPQFKILRIFRVLRVIRLMRQLGVRTIWFTLVRDRANSALLTLLLMGVLVLQWGSITMLAIEEDADGANITTASDALWYTVVTISTVGYGDQFPVTNLGRLLGVLIIIVGVGIFGTFTGYLANLFLGPSRNTDASGDDGDDENADDEDAPVDPARPAVHGVAAGAASGAVAAGVDAAADSAARADAAGAAGGVSDPGDDATDAPAGDASAAGHDAVGLDPATAERLDALLRESEETMAEIRALLSAAGRG from the coding sequence ATGAGCACCTTCGCCGAGCGTCGCGCCGAACGCCGGGCCCTGCGCCGCGCCGCGCGCAGCGAGCTCAAGAACACCGCCTACGAGATCTTCATCGGCGTGCTCTCGATCCTCTCGATCGTGAACCTGGTGCTCGTGCTGGCACTGCAGGACGATCCCTCGCTGCAGCTCATCCTGCAGATGATGAATGCGCTGTTCAGCGTCATATTCCTGGGCGACTTCATCTACCGGATCGTGACCGCGCCATCGGCGTCGCACTACTTCTTCCGCGGGTTCGGATGGGCCGACCTCCTCGCGAGCCTGCCGCTGCCGCAGTTCAAGATCCTGCGGATCTTCCGCGTGCTGCGCGTGATCCGCCTCATGCGTCAGCTGGGCGTGCGGACGATCTGGTTCACGCTCGTCCGCGATCGCGCGAACAGTGCGCTGCTCACGCTGCTGCTCATGGGCGTGCTGGTGCTGCAGTGGGGCAGCATCACCATGCTCGCGATCGAGGAGGACGCCGACGGTGCGAACATCACGACGGCCTCCGATGCGCTCTGGTACACCGTGGTCACCATCTCGACCGTCGGCTACGGCGATCAGTTCCCGGTCACGAACCTGGGGCGCCTGCTGGGCGTGCTCATCATCATCGTCGGCGTCGGCATCTTCGGCACGTTCACCGGATATCTGGCGAACCTGTTCCTCGGACCGTCGCGGAACACCGACGCCTCCGGGGACGACGGCGACGACGAGAACGCCGACGATGAGGATGCACCCGTCGATCCGGCGCGGCCCGCGGTCCACGGTGTCGCCGCGGGAGCGGCATCGGGCGCGGTGGCTGCGGGGGTGGATGCTGCGGCGGACTCGGCTGCGCGTGCCGATGCCGCGGGTGCCGCCGGCGGCGTCAGCGACCCCGGCGACGATGCGACGGATGCGCCGGCCGGCGATGCGTCCGCGGCGGGGCACGACGCCGTCGGGCTCGATCCGGCCACGGCAGAGCGGCTCGATGCGCTGCTCCGGGAATCCGAGGAGACGATGGCCGAGATCCGGGCCCTGCTGAGCGCCGCTGGGCGCGGCTGA
- a CDS encoding MFS transporter: MHTTLASTRRPSLVREAGLSYFPIALVARLPFAMMVVGVLTLVVSARDSLALGGATSAMTGLGTAIVGPLLGAAADRWGQRRVLLIAGTANSVLLLALAWLAFAPVADGALLIAAFAIGASMPQVAPLSRSRLVGIISRTFRSGDRTRVVNGTMAYESAADEIVFVFGPVIVGLLATTLDPAAPVIGAAVLALVFVSAFALHPSAATGTAAGDAAGVPEQAPARELARPALLTTVLGTLGMGLFFGAMLTSLTAFMSERGAPEQAGLVYGAMGIGSAALALGVAFFPARFTLTARWLTFAAILVAGTLALPFVHSVAGITGSLLIIGIGIGPTLVSQYSLATARSPIGRSATVMTMLGSAVVVGQSAASAITGLVAESAGAQAALVLPIAAAGIVLAAGIANAVFARRP; this comes from the coding sequence ATGCACACCACCCTGGCGTCCACGCGCCGCCCGAGCCTCGTGCGCGAAGCCGGGCTCTCGTACTTCCCGATCGCCCTCGTGGCGCGCCTCCCGTTCGCGATGATGGTCGTCGGCGTGCTGACGCTCGTCGTCTCCGCGCGCGACTCGCTCGCCCTCGGCGGAGCGACGTCTGCCATGACCGGCCTCGGCACCGCGATCGTCGGCCCGCTCCTGGGCGCGGCGGCCGACCGCTGGGGCCAGCGCCGCGTGCTCCTCATCGCCGGCACGGCCAACAGCGTGCTGCTGCTCGCCCTTGCGTGGCTCGCGTTCGCACCCGTCGCCGACGGCGCCCTGCTGATCGCCGCGTTCGCGATCGGTGCGAGCATGCCGCAGGTCGCTCCGCTGTCGCGCAGCCGCCTCGTGGGCATCATCTCGCGCACGTTCCGCTCCGGCGACCGCACCCGCGTGGTCAACGGCACCATGGCGTACGAGTCGGCCGCAGACGAGATCGTGTTCGTCTTCGGCCCCGTGATCGTCGGCCTCCTCGCCACGACGCTCGACCCCGCCGCGCCGGTGATCGGCGCTGCCGTGCTCGCCCTGGTGTTCGTGAGCGCGTTCGCGCTGCATCCGTCTGCCGCCACCGGAACCGCCGCGGGCGACGCGGCGGGCGTTCCCGAGCAGGCCCCGGCGCGCGAGCTCGCACGCCCGGCACTCCTGACGACGGTCCTGGGCACGCTCGGCATGGGCCTGTTCTTCGGCGCGATGCTCACCTCGCTCACCGCCTTCATGTCGGAGCGGGGTGCTCCCGAGCAGGCCGGACTCGTGTACGGCGCGATGGGCATCGGCTCGGCCGCGCTGGCACTCGGCGTCGCCTTCTTCCCGGCGCGCTTCACGCTCACCGCGCGGTGGCTCACCTTCGCGGCCATCCTCGTCGCGGGCACGCTCGCACTGCCGTTCGTGCACTCGGTCGCCGGCATCACCGGGAGCCTCCTGATCATCGGCATCGGCATCGGCCCGACCCTCGTGAGCCAGTACAGCCTCGCCACCGCCCGCAGCCCGATCGGCCGCTCGGCCACGGTCATGACCATGCTCGGCTCTGCCGTGGTGGTGGGTCAGTCGGCGGCGTCGGCGATCACCGGGCTCGTGGCGGAGTCGGCAGGCGCGCAGGCGGCGCTCGTGCTGCCGATCGCCGCCGCGGGCATCGTGCTCGCCGCCGGCATCGCGAACGCCGTGTTCGCACGCCGCCCCTGA